DNA from Desulfuromonas sp. AOP6:
CCGCCATCTCATTCCAAGGGGATGCACGACCGTCTTCTTTCCCGGCTGTTCACTCCCCGGATCGCGCCCCGAAGGGGTGCGCGACCTCTTTCGTCGTCTGCGCCAGCAGGACGGGTCCATCGGCCTCGTCCTCGACTGCTGCGGCAAGATTTCTCACGACCTCGGTCGCGAAGAGCCCTTCACGGCCCTGTTCAACCGTCTTGCCGACCGTCTACTGTCTCGAGGTGTCCACCGCGTCCTCACCGCCTGTCCCGGCTGCAGCAAAATATTCCGGCAAGCCGGATCACCCTTCGAGGTAAAGAGTGTGTACGAAGTGCTGGTAGAAGGATTGGGGGAATCGAGACCCGGGGATACGGCGCCGACGGTGGCCATTCACGACCCCTGTCCGGCCCGCTTTGACGCTGCCCAGCAGCAGGCGGTGCGCACCCTGGTAAGCCAAGCCGGCTGGCGCATCGAGGAACTGCCGGAGAGCGGCCCCACCACCCGCTGCTGCGGGCAGGGGGGCATGGTGGAGGGCAAGCGAGCCGGCACGGTCAGCAGCGAGGCTCACCTCATCGCCGCCCAGGCACAGGGACGCCCGCTGGTCACGTCCTGCGCCGCCTGCGCCCACGCCCTCGAACAGGCCGGCCCCGTCGCCCATGTCGCCGATCTCATGGCCGGCGGAGGCGCCGACTTTACCACCAAGGCGCCGCCCTCGGCCGTTCGCTGGCTGAACCGCCTCGGCCTGCGCCTGCGGAGGACGCTATGAATCGTCTTTCCCTGCGCCTGTTTTTGCCTCTCCTGCTCATGCTGAGTGTTGCCGGTGCGGCCCTGGCGGCAGACGGATTCTATCGGTTCAGCGTTGAAGAGATGACCGGCTGGGAAGTTAAAACCTTCAAGGGGCACACGGATTATCGGCTGGTGGAGCAAGAGGGTCGCCAGGTTCTACAGGCGAAAGCCCGGGGTACCGCTTCCGGCCTGGTCCGGAAGATCACCTTCGACCCCCATGAATACCGCTACCTGCGCTGGTCCTGGAAAATCGAGAGCCCCGTCACCGGCGGCGACGCCCGCATCAAAAAAGGGGATGACTATGCCGCCCGGGTCTACGTGGTCTTTCCCGGCCGTTTCTTCTGGCAGACCAGGGCTCTCAACTACGTCTGGGCCAACCGGCTGCCCCAGGGCGACTTCCTCCCCAACGCCTTCACCGCCAACGCCCGCCTGCTGGCCGCGCAGTCCGGTGCCGCCAAGGCGGGACAGTGGCTCAGCGAACAGCGGGATCTTATAGCCGACTACCGTCGCCTTTTCGGGGAAGAACCCCCCATGGCTGGAGCACTGGCCATCATGACCGACGCCGACAATACCGGCGCCACCGCCATCGCTTGGTATGGCGACATCATTCTGTCGAAGAGCCCATGAAAACCAAGCATCTTCTCCTGCTATTGACTGCCGCCCTCCTCGTCGGCCTCTTTTTCGCCCTGGACCTGGGATGCTTTCTTACCCTGGAAACCCTACAGGAAAACCGGCAGCGACTGCTCGCTGTGTACCGGGAGCATCCGCTGCTGATCGTCGCTGCCTTCATGGCCCTCTATATCGTGCAGAGCGCCCTCTCTCTACCCGGCGCCGTCATTTTTGCCCTGTCGGCAGGGGCCATCTTCGGACCCTGGTGGGGGACGGTCACCGCCGTCACCGCCGCGACCGTTGGCGCCGTTCTCTGCTTTCTTGCCGTCCGCACCCTCTGGCACCAGCAGGTGAGCGAACGCTTCGGAACCCGCCTGGAAGGCCTCAACCGCGAACTGGAAGCGCGCGGTCTGGGCTATCTGCTCTTTGTGCGCCTCGTCCCCGTTTTTCCCTTCTTCCTCATCAACCTGGCGGCTGGGCTCACCCGCTTGCCCCTGCGTACCTTTACGCTCGGCACGCTGGTAGGGATGCTTCCCGGCGGCTTTGTCTACGTCAACGCCGGCGCCGGTCTGGCCTCTGTCACCCGTGTCAGCGACGTCGCCTCCCCCCGCGTCCTGGTTTCCCTCGCCCTCCTGGGCCTGCTCGCCCTTGTCCCCACTCTCTATACCCGCCTGAAAAAAAACCGTCACAAATCCACGACAGTCTAAGTCACCCGCACAACCTCGCCGTCATCAGTTAATCGAATCGCCGGGAAACCAGCGCGAAAGCGGCGAGGTATCCCGTGGCCGCCCCAAAGGAGAGCAGCGTGCCGAGGGCGACACCGAAGAGGGGATAGGTGAAGGACACGGAGAGGGCGTAGGTGATAAGGGCGCCCAGGCCGAAGGGATAATTTTTGATGACCGTATGAACCGGTTCTTTGCCATAGGTGAGGTGAAGGATGAGCAGAAAGGGAAAGAGAGTGATGGGAAAGGCCGAGAGGATACCGGCGCCGTCGGGGCCGATGATTGTGGCCAGGCCGGTGATCAGCAGGACGATGGAGGCCGCCGCCAGCCCGCGCAGCACCAGCACCCAGCGGGTAAAGCGCACCGCCGTGGCCACGCGCACGTTGTCAAGGCGCCGGAAGCGCCAGGCATAAAATGCCGTCACCGCCAGAGTGAAGGACAGGCCCGTCCCCAGGGAGAAGTCCACCTGGTGCAGCAGCGCCGCCGCCAACAGAAAGGCCGCCACGGCACCGGCCGCCGAACAGACCAGGGCATGGCGCTGCAGGATTGAGGACATAACATAGTAGACATGAACCAGCACGAGGGAGGCGCTGAGCCCCGCCACCGTATAGACGGCTCCCTGCGCCGCGAAGTCGTGGCCGTTTTCCAGCCCGATAAAGAAGAGGGCGATAGCCGTGCCAAGGGGATAGCCGGAGAGCACTCCCGCCACTCGCGGGCTGACCCGTTCCGCCACCAGGGACAGGCCGACCACGGCGAGGATCGATACCAGGATCTTGGCGAGAATGAGTAGTGTGGACAAAGCCGTCTCCGTTTTTGGTTTGCAGGTGCCGTCATGGCCGCAAAGGTGAGGGGGGCGAATCTGGCGCCCTGCCTTGAGCCCGGTTCGACTCTAGCAAATTTGCTCCTTTCTGCCTAGCCGCCCCCAGCCGGGGGAGGTGCTTCCCTTTTCGCTCCCCTTTGCCTATAATGCCCCCTTCCCTAAAGGACACCCCATGAAACACACGTTTTCCCCTGAAGTCCGCCTGCTACTGCGGCAGGCCATTGACGACGCGCGCGGCAACGAAGTCTTCTTTCTCGGCCGCACCGATGCCGACCGGCTGGTCGTCAGTGTCGAAGTCCTGGCCCGGGGCAACAGCGAAGCGGTCCCTGCCATTCTGCAGGAGTGCGCCTACGGCGACGTGGTCATCCACAACCACCCCTCCGGACACCTGCAGCCCTCTGGGGCGGATGTGGAAATCGCCTCGCGGCTTGGGTCACTGGGGGTCGGTTTCTACATTGTGGATAACCCTGTGGACAATGTGTATAAGGTAGTGGAAGCCTTTAACTCGAAGGACGTGCAGCCGGTTGAACCGCAGCGTGTTGACGACCTGCTCGGTCCCGACGGGATTATTGCCCGTACCCTGCCGGGCTACGAAGACCGCCCGGAACAACTGCGCATGGCCTTTGCCGTCGCCGAGGCTTTCAACAAGGGGCGCCTGACGGTCATCGAAGCGGGGACAGGCACCGGCAAAAGTCTGGCCTACCTGACCCCGGCCATTCTCTGGTCCCTGGGCAACGAAGAGCGGGTGGTGATCAGCACCAACACCATCAATCTGCAGGAACAGCTCATCCGCAAGGATATCCCCTTTCTGCAGCGGGTCAGCAACCTGGAATTCCGCGCCGTGCTGGTGAAGGGGCGCGCCAACTATCTCTGTTTGCGCCGCAGTGAAAACATCCGACAGGAGCCGGGGCTCTTCGAAGACGAGCTGGCCGGCGAGCTCACCAGCATCCTCGAATGGGCCGGACGCACCAGTGACGGCTCCAAGGAGGAGCTCCCTTTCATCCCCCGTGAACAGGTATGGGAAGAGGTGCGCTGCGAAATTGACCAGTGCTCGCGGGTGCGGTGCGCCCACTACAACCGCTGTTTTTTCCACAAGGCCCGCCGCCAGGCGGCCCAGGCCGATGTGCTGGTGGTCAATCACGCCCTGCTGCTGTCGGACCTGGCCCTGCGCCAGCAGACGGACAACTACACCGCCGCCGCCGTGCTACCCCCCTTCGACCGCATCATTCTCGACGAGGCGCACCACCTGGAGGATGTGGCCACCCATTTCTTCGCCAGTCAGGTCACCCGTTTCTCCTTCGCCCGCGTGCTCAACAAGCTGCGCCATCCGCGCAAACCCGAGAAGGGCTTGCTCCCCCGCTTCCTCAACACCCTGGCCGCCAAGCTGCCCGACAGCCTGGACGAGCTCTACCGGGCCCTGCACGGCCGCGTCGAAAACCTCCTCATCGACCGCCAGACCCTCTTCGACCGCTCGGTGCAGGATCTGGAGGGGATCGGCCAGGATCTCGCCGCCGCTCTCGGCCGCCCTATCCGCGAACGGGAGGAAATCAAGCAGCGGGTGGTGGCCGACTTCGCCGCCGGCGAGGTCTGGGAAGCTCTCTGCGAGCGGGTGCGCGACCTCGCCAAAGAGACGGATCGCCTCGGCAAGGGCGTCCGCGCCCTGCTCAAGGACTGCGGACGCCTGCCCGACGACGTGCATGAACACCTCGGCTCCAGCCTCACCGACCTGCGCGGCATCGCCGGCCGCCTGGAAAGTATTGCCGACGACCTGCGCTTCTTTGCCGCCGCCGAAGAGGGCACCTGCGCCTGGTTCGAGATCGCCGAGGGGCGCATCGGCCGGGGCACTGGCGTCGTCACCCGCCTGTGCACGGCCCCTCTGGAGGTGGCCGGCAACCTCAAGGCCGCCGTCTACGACCGCTTCCGCTCAGTAGTCATGACCAGCGCCACCCTCTCCGTCGGCGGCCAGTTCAGCTACTTCAAGCACCGGGTCGGCCTCGACCGGGCTGAATCGGCGCGGGTAAGCGAACTGCTGCTGGCCAGCCCCTTCAATTTCGCGCAACAGGCCCTGGTCGCCATTCCCACCGACATTCCCGAGCCGGGGCGGCCCGATTACCCGGCCACCGTGCGCGACCTAGCCGAACGGGCCATCCTCGCCGCCGACGGCCGCACCTTTGTCCTCTTTACGGCCTACAGTCTGCTGCGCCAGGTCTATGGCGAAGTCGCCCCCATTCTCAGCGCTCGCGGTTATCACTGTCTGCGCCAGGGGGAGGAAAACCGCCATCGCCTGCTGAAAAAATTTTCCGGCGACCCCACCAGCGTCCTCTTTGCCACCGATTCCTTCTGGGAAGGGGTCGACGTGCCGGGGCGGGCCCTCGAACAGGTCATCATCACCCGACTCCCCTTCAAGGTGCCCACCGAGCCCGTGCTGGAGGCCCGCGCCGAGGCCATCGAGCTGGCCGGCGGCGATCCTTTCATGGAATACACGGTGCCGCAGGCCGTCATCAAGTTCAAGCAGGGCTTCGGCCGTCTCATCCGCCACCGCGAAGACCGCGGCGTCGTGCTTATTCTCGATGCCCGCGTCGTCAAAAAGGGCTACGGCCGCATCTTTCTGCGCTCCCTGCCCGAGGCCCGCGTGGTGGCCGCCCCCACGGCGGAGGTCTTTGCCGCCATGACCGACTTCTTCACGGTGAGCGAAACTGTGCCCCCGGCAGAGGACGAACCATGAATGAGCGGTCTCTGCGCAACCGTCACGTCGTCACCGCTTTTTTACGGCATCAAGGTAAGATCCTGCTGCTGCAGCGCAGCGAGCGGGTACGCACCTACCCAGGCTCTTGGGCGGCGGTTAGCGGTTCTCTTGAGGAATCGACCCCACTGGCGCAGGCGCTACGAGAGATTCGGGAGGAGACCAGCCTGGGTGAAGCCGACCTCTGCCTGGTCGCCACCGCCCCTTGCCTCGAGGTGGCCGATACGGAACTGGCAACGCGATGGCTTATCCACCCTTTTCTTTTTGAGGTGATCGACTCGCCCGGCATTCGCCTGGACTGGGAGCATGAGAAGAGCCGCTGGGTCGAAGCGGCGGAGCTGGCCCGTTACCGGACCGTTCCTGCCCTGACCCAGGCCCTCGCCGCCTGCCTGCAAACGGAAAGCGGCAGTAAGGTCGATTGAATTCTTTTCTTTCACGTTGGGCAAGTCCTGCTATAATCCAGAAAGTTGTGCATACTGCCCCCTAAAATGAGGAAGGAGTCCCGCCATGACCCGTCTCAAGAAGTGCAGATCCCTTATACTTTTTTTCAGCCTCTTTTACCTTCTCAGCTCCGCAGCGACTGCTTTTGCCGGCACCGTTTCTATCACCAAAGCCGCCCAAGACGACGCCTTCCTCACCGACCTGGCCTATGACAACTTCTATCTCTCCGAAAACCAGTTGGCGCAGAAATATCCCACCTATCAGATGGCGGCCAATCAGGCCACCGACGGTACCCTGGCTCCGGATAGAGTGGAAAAGAAATGTCGCCTGAGCCTGCACAAGGTACTCGGTTACAGCACCGTGTTGCTGGCCGCGGCTGCTGGTGTGGCCAACTCGGATGAGGACACCCACCATGCCCTCGCTTACACGGCATCGGCGGCGGCGGCAGGCACCGTTCTGAGCGGCTACATGCAGTACGGCGACCAACTCGGCGGCGGACAGGGATTCTTCAGCGATCCCAACCTGCATGCGATTCTCGGAACCCTCGGCGCCGCCGCCCTCATCGCCGGCAGCGCCATGGCCGATGGCGGCGGCGAGTCGAGCCACAGCGGCATCGCCGTCACCGGCGCCGGCCTTATGTTTCTCTCCATCATCGACATCAAGTGGTAAAAGGTTCAGATCAGCGGCATGGCAAAGATCCTGATTATCGACGATGACAAAACTTTTCTGACCTTTCTCAAAGAGTATGTGGCCGAGCGCTACCCCTGCCTGGAGGTCGAAACCCGTGTCGACCCTCTGCAGGGGCTGGCCGCCATCACCGCGGACCTCAGCCTGCTGCTGCTCGACCTTGAAATGCCGGGGATGGACGGCGGCAAAATTCTGGCCTACGCCACCGCCAAGGGTGTGAGCAAGAACCGCATTATCATCCTGTCGGGGCGCGATGCCGATTATCTGCACGAACGTTTTCCCATGGGCTGCTGCCTAGCCGTGCTCAACAAGCACGAAGCCCGGCAGAAAGTCGTGCTCGACATGATCTTCAGTTCCCTGCAGCAAAAGGGCCCGTCGTAAAAATCAGGCCCTGCAGGCCATCGGCTCGAGGTCCTGCGCGGCGCGAGAGGCGACCATGTCCCACCACACCCTCAAATCCGGCTTCACCAACCTGAGCGAACGGCTCAACCGCTTTCCCCAGGGGGCGCCCCCCTCCCAGCTTCTCTACGACATTCTCGCCCTGCTGTTCAGTGAAAAAGAGGCCGACCTCGTCGCCCGCCTGCCGATCCGACCCTTCCCGGCCGAGAAGGCGGCCAAGGCCTGGGGGGTTGGACTGGCCGAAGCCGAAACCACCCTGCAGCGCCTGGCGGACCGCGCCCTGCTCGTCGACATGCAGGTCAACGGCCGCATGGAATACGTGCTGCCGCCGCCCATGGCCGGCTTCTTCGAGTTCGCCCTCATGCGTCTGCGCGACGACATCGACCAGAAGCTCCTCTCCCGGCTCTACGAGCAGTACATCAGCATAGAAGAGGATTTCATCAAGGCCCTCTTCGTCAGCGGCGACACTCAGCTCGGCCGCGTGCTGGTGCAGGAAGGCGCCCTCTCCCCCGAGAACACCCTCTATGTGCTCGACTACGAGCGCGCCACCGAGGTCATCGAGACGGCCACCGACATCGGCATCGGCCTCTGCTACTGCCGCCACAAGCGCTCCCACCTGGGCACCGCCTGCGACGCCGAGATGGATATCTGCATGACCTTCAACACCGTGGCCGCTTCCCTTGTCCGTCACGGCTATGCCCGCCGGGTGGGGCGCAGCGAGTGCAAGGAACTGCTGCACAAGGCCTGGGAGCAGAACCTGGCCCAGTTCGGCGAAAACGTGCAGCAGGGGATGAACTTCATCTGCAACTGCTGTCCCTGCTGCTGCGAGGCCATGCTCGCCGCCCAGCGCTTTGGGCACATGAACCCGGTGCATACCAGCAACTTCATCGTTCACATCGAAGATAACTGTACCGGCTGCGGCCGCTGCCTGCCGACCTGTCCGGTCAAAATCATCCGTCTGGAAACGGAAAAAGAAGGAGGCCGCGGCCGCAAGACGGCGGTCATCGATGAGACACTCTGCCTCGGTTGCGGTGTCTGCGTGCGCAACTGCCCCCGCGGCGCCCTCAGTCTTAAGCCGCGCGCACAGCGGGTCATCACGCCGGTCAACAGCGTCCACAAGGTCGTACTCATGGCCATCGAGCGCGGCACCCTGTCCCATCTGCTCTTCGACAACCAGGTATTGTGGAGCCACCGCGCTCTCGCCGCCGTCCTCGGCGTCATCCTCAAGCTGCCGCCGGTCAAGCAGCTGCTGGCCAGCGAGCAGGTGCGTTCCCGCTACCTGGCTTCCCTGTGCCAGCGCTTCCCCCTATGAACACCACCCTGAGAGCAGACTTGCCTCGTATCCTTCTTATGTTGCTGGTCGGGGCCGCTTGGCTTACAGCCCCAACCCGATGGGCAGCAGCCTACGAGCCGCCGCCTACTGCCATCCAGGCCCTCTTCGGCGCCGCTGTTTTCCACAACGACAGCTTGACCTTTCGGGAAGAGTCCACCGTCGACCCGGGCATCCCGAAAGAAACGGACCTGTCGCAGCTGCCGATGCTCGGTTTCGCCGCCCAGTACGCTCTGGCCGGTCAGAACAGCCAAGCCGGCTTCGAGGGGGGACTGCTCTTCGGCTGGCGTTCGCGCAACACGTCCCTCTATAGCAACCTGGAGCAGACCAGTGTGCGCATCGAAACCTCCCTGTGGCTGCTCGACCTCTCCATGGGGCTCTACGCCAGCCACGTGGCGGCCAACCGCTGGCGTTTCTCCGTTGGGGCCGGCCCTCTGCTCCTCTTCGCCTCCTATAACGGCGAGAAGGAAGAGACCAACGCCCTCGCTGAGACAGCCACCACCGACACCGGCGAAAATGCCTTCGGCGTCGGCGGCTACGCTCGCGCCGCCATCGAATATCGCCTGCCGGACGGCGCCTTCATGGGCGTCGGTGTACGCGGCGTCACCAGCAAACTCGAATTTGAAAATGCAGTTGACACGGGTGGGCTGAAAGGGGTACAGGGTTTCATCAGTTATACACGGCCGTTTTGAATAAACGGCCCTTTCATTTCTCTCCGGCGCGGCCCGGAACAATATCCAAGGAGGTAAGTTCACCATGAAGAAACTCGCAACCTGTCTGGCTCTTTTCATCCTCGCCCTGGCGACGGCCCTGCCGGCCTATTCGGCCGAATATATCAGCGGTCGCGCCGGCCTCTACTTTCCCGATGAAAGCGCCCTTGACACCGGCTACAACTTTGGTATCGCCTACGGCTTCAATTTCACCCAAAATCCCCAGGTCTATGCTGAATTCGCCACCGGCTTCTACGGAGCCGAACTTGAGGGCAACAGCAGCTTCGATCTGACCGTCATCCCCTTTACCGCTTCTCTCATCCTCAATCACGCCATTGCCGGCACCCCCTTTGACCTCTACGCCGGGGCCGGACCCGGCCTGTACCTGGCCATGATTGACACCCCCTGGGGCGACGACTCCGAACTCGAGCTCGGCGTGCACCTGGTGGGTGGCGGCACTTTCAACGTCGACAGCCAGTTCGCTCTCTTCGCTG
Protein-coding regions in this window:
- a CDS encoding TVP38/TMEM64 family protein, whose amino-acid sequence is MKTKHLLLLLTAALLVGLFFALDLGCFLTLETLQENRQRLLAVYREHPLLIVAAFMALYIVQSALSLPGAVIFALSAGAIFGPWWGTVTAVTAATVGAVLCFLAVRTLWHQQVSERFGTRLEGLNRELEARGLGYLLFVRLVPVFPFFLINLAAGLTRLPLRTFTLGTLVGMLPGGFVYVNAGAGLASVTRVSDVASPRVLVSLALLGLLALVPTLYTRLKKNRHKSTTV
- a CDS encoding DUF3047 domain-containing protein, whose amino-acid sequence is MNRLSLRLFLPLLLMLSVAGAALAADGFYRFSVEEMTGWEVKTFKGHTDYRLVEQEGRQVLQAKARGTASGLVRKITFDPHEYRYLRWSWKIESPVTGGDARIKKGDDYAARVYVVFPGRFFWQTRALNYVWANRLPQGDFLPNAFTANARLLAAQSGAAKAGQWLSEQRDLIADYRRLFGEEPPMAGALAIMTDADNTGATAIAWYGDIILSKSP
- a CDS encoding 4Fe-4S binding protein, producing the protein MSHHTLKSGFTNLSERLNRFPQGAPPSQLLYDILALLFSEKEADLVARLPIRPFPAEKAAKAWGVGLAEAETTLQRLADRALLVDMQVNGRMEYVLPPPMAGFFEFALMRLRDDIDQKLLSRLYEQYISIEEDFIKALFVSGDTQLGRVLVQEGALSPENTLYVLDYERATEVIETATDIGIGLCYCRHKRSHLGTACDAEMDICMTFNTVAASLVRHGYARRVGRSECKELLHKAWEQNLAQFGENVQQGMNFICNCCPCCCEAMLAAQRFGHMNPVHTSNFIVHIEDNCTGCGRCLPTCPVKIIRLETEKEGGRGRKTAVIDETLCLGCGVCVRNCPRGALSLKPRAQRVITPVNSVHKVVLMAIERGTLSHLLFDNQVLWSHRALAAVLGVILKLPPVKQLLASEQVRSRYLASLCQRFPL
- a CDS encoding (Fe-S)-binding protein gives rise to the protein MRLDQPDNLGRLWKDMAALCTSCGACVTPCAFLRREGSPAAICRRQPAAQQLDKAYDCSLCGQCDALCPEGLRPSTLFLAMRQTLVRRGGFDARAYSGWLRYEKLGNHPLFRRHLIPRGCTTVFFPGCSLPGSRPEGVRDLFRRLRQQDGSIGLVLDCCGKISHDLGREEPFTALFNRLADRLLSRGVHRVLTACPGCSKIFRQAGSPFEVKSVYEVLVEGLGESRPGDTAPTVAIHDPCPARFDAAQQQAVRTLVSQAGWRIEELPESGPTTRCCGQGGMVEGKRAGTVSSEAHLIAAQAQGRPLVTSCAACAHALEQAGPVAHVADLMAGGGADFTTKAPPSAVRWLNRLGLRLRRTL
- a CDS encoding response regulator, producing the protein MAKILIIDDDKTFLTFLKEYVAERYPCLEVETRVDPLQGLAAITADLSLLLLDLEMPGMDGGKILAYATAKGVSKNRIIILSGRDADYLHERFPMGCCLAVLNKHEARQKVVLDMIFSSLQQKGPS
- a CDS encoding helicase C-terminal domain-containing protein, with protein sequence MKHTFSPEVRLLLRQAIDDARGNEVFFLGRTDADRLVVSVEVLARGNSEAVPAILQECAYGDVVIHNHPSGHLQPSGADVEIASRLGSLGVGFYIVDNPVDNVYKVVEAFNSKDVQPVEPQRVDDLLGPDGIIARTLPGYEDRPEQLRMAFAVAEAFNKGRLTVIEAGTGTGKSLAYLTPAILWSLGNEERVVISTNTINLQEQLIRKDIPFLQRVSNLEFRAVLVKGRANYLCLRRSENIRQEPGLFEDELAGELTSILEWAGRTSDGSKEELPFIPREQVWEEVRCEIDQCSRVRCAHYNRCFFHKARRQAAQADVLVVNHALLLSDLALRQQTDNYTAAAVLPPFDRIILDEAHHLEDVATHFFASQVTRFSFARVLNKLRHPRKPEKGLLPRFLNTLAAKLPDSLDELYRALHGRVENLLIDRQTLFDRSVQDLEGIGQDLAAALGRPIREREEIKQRVVADFAAGEVWEALCERVRDLAKETDRLGKGVRALLKDCGRLPDDVHEHLGSSLTDLRGIAGRLESIADDLRFFAAAEEGTCAWFEIAEGRIGRGTGVVTRLCTAPLEVAGNLKAAVYDRFRSVVMTSATLSVGGQFSYFKHRVGLDRAESARVSELLLASPFNFAQQALVAIPTDIPEPGRPDYPATVRDLAERAILAADGRTFVLFTAYSLLRQVYGEVAPILSARGYHCLRQGEENRHRLLKKFSGDPTSVLFATDSFWEGVDVPGRALEQVIITRLPFKVPTEPVLEARAEAIELAGGDPFMEYTVPQAVIKFKQGFGRLIRHREDRGVVLILDARVVKKGYGRIFLRSLPEARVVAAPTAEVFAAMTDFFTVSETVPPAEDEP
- a CDS encoding outer membrane beta-barrel protein yields the protein MKKLATCLALFILALATALPAYSAEYISGRAGLYFPDESALDTGYNFGIAYGFNFTQNPQVYAEFATGFYGAELEGNSSFDLTVIPFTASLILNHAIAGTPFDLYAGAGPGLYLAMIDTPWGDDSELELGVHLVGGGTFNVDSQFALFAELRGDLVTDDVGGAFLNFGLKYKF
- a CDS encoding NUDIX domain-containing protein: MNERSLRNRHVVTAFLRHQGKILLLQRSERVRTYPGSWAAVSGSLEESTPLAQALREIREETSLGEADLCLVATAPCLEVADTELATRWLIHPFLFEVIDSPGIRLDWEHEKSRWVEAAELARYRTVPALTQALAACLQTESGSKVD